The DNA sequence CGTCGACCACGGGTTCTTCGTCATCTTCGACGTCGCCATCGGCGGCTCGTACCCGAACAAGGTCTGCGGCTGCACGAGCCCGTCCGCCGACATCACGCCGGGTGCCGAGATGAGCATCGATTCCCTGTCGGTCAAGACCAGCCAGGGCTGACCCGTAGGCTGGGCGCCATGAAGCACGCCGTCATCGCGTCACCGATCGGACCGCTGACCCTGGTCGGCGACGGCGAGGCGCTGGCCGGGCTCTACTTCGACGGCCACCTGCGGACACCCCGGATCACCGACCCCGGGCCCCGGGACGACGACGGCTTCGGGGCGGCGCGGCAGCAGCTCGGCGAGTACTTCGCGGGCACGCGGCGCGAGTTCGACCTCGAGCTCGCGCCGCGCGGCTCCGCGTTCGAGAAGCAGGTTTGGGCGCTGCTGACGAAGATCCCGTACGGCGAAACGCGCACCTATGGGCAGCTGGCCGCGGAACTGGGCGACCCGGGCGCCGCGCAGGCGGTCGGGAACGCCAACGGCTGGAACCCGATCAGCGTCGTCGTGCCCTGCCACCGCGTGGTCGGCACGAGCGGCGGCTTGACCGGGTACGCCGGCGGCCTCGACCGCAAGCGGTTCCTCCTGAGCCTGGAAGAACCACCCGCGGCCGAGGTCGGCCGGTTGTTCTAGCCGGCCGAGCAGGTCACGGCCGGCGCCGTCAGGTTCCCGCCGTGCTCGACGGTGAAGCCGATGACGTTGCCGCTGCCGTTGGGCCGCGCGGTCAGCACGTACCCGGTGCTGTCCCAGGTGCCGGTGTAGTTCCAGCTGCCGATGACCTTCTGCGGCGCGTGGAAGGTGATCGTGAGCACCCAGCTGCTGCTCCCGGTCACCGTCACCTGGCCGTTGAAGCCGACGTTCCACTCCGCCGTCTTGAGGTACGTCCCGGTGCACCCGCCCGGCGGCGGGGTCGTGGTCGTCGGCGGCGGGGTGGTGGGTGTGGTCGGCGTGGTGGTCGGCGGCGGGGTGGTGCCGCCGTTCAGCGCGTCGAGCACCGCGGTGTAGGCGGCCTTCTTCTGGCCGTTGCCGTCGAACAGCAGCGGCGTGGCGGACGCCCGCCACGAATCGGTGTCCCGGATGCCCCACACGGTCATGCCGGTGCAGCGCGCCACCGCGAGGCAGGCGTTCGTGACCGTGCGGTAGTTGTTCGCCTGCGCGGTGCCCGACCCTTCGATGTCCAGCTCGGTGATCTGCACGTCGACGCCGAGGTTCGCGAAGTTCTGCAGCGTCGTCTGGTAGTTCGACGGCACCGGGCTGTTGGGGTTGAAGTGCGACTGGAAGCCGACGCAGTCGATCGGGACGCCGCGGGACTTGAAGTCCTGCACCATCCGGTACACGGCCTGGGTCTTCGCCTGGTTCCAGTCGTCGGTGTTGTAGTCGTTGTAGCAGAGCTTCGCGCCCGGGTCGGCCGCCCGCGCGGCGCGGAACGCCGCCTCGATCCAGTCGTCCCCGGTGCGCTGCAGGTTCGAATCGCGCCGGGCGCCCGAACCGCCGTCCGCGAAGGCCTCGTTGACGACGTCCCAGGCGTAGATCTTGCCGCGGTAGTGGGTCGCGACCTGGGTGATGTGGTTCAGCATCGCCGACCGCAGCGCGGAGCCTTCCATGCTCTGCATCCAGCCCGGCTGCTGCGAGTACCACGCCAGCGTGTGCCCGCGCATCCGGGCGCCCTGGCTCGTCGCCTGGCCGACGATCCGGTCGGCGTTGCCGTACGAGAACTGGCCCTGCGTGGGCTCGGTCGCATCGATCTTCATCTCGTTCTCCGGCGTGATCATGGAGAACTCGCGGCTCAGGATGCCGGTGTAGACGCTGTCCGAGAGCTTGCCCGCCGAAACCGCGGTACCGAAGTAGCGGCCGCTCCCACTCGCCGCGCTCCCGAGCGTGGTGCCCGCGGACGGCGGCGGGGAGGTGGTGGTCGTCGTCGAGGTACCCCCGCTGTTCAGGCCGAGGAACGCGATCGCGTAGGCCACCATCCCGTTCTGCGGCAGCGAATGCCCGGCCCCCTGGACGCTGATGCCCTCGACCGGCGCCTGGACGCCGGTGCCGCCGTAGCGCGAGCGCGTCCAGCCGGACTGCGGGGCATCAGTCGACGACGGCGTCTGGTTCAGCCCGTGCAGGTTCGTCCACTGTTTGACCTCTTCGCCGAAGTTCGGGTAGCGCAGGGTGTCGTCGGCGGTGCCGTGCCACAGCTGCATCCGCGGGTACGGGCCGCTGCGCCCGCCGCTCATCTGCCGGGCCTGGTCGCCCCACTGCTGGGCGGTCTTGATCAGCTGGCCGCCCGAGCACTGGCTGTTCCAGCTCGACCCGTCGGTGGTGGCGAAGCAGCCGGCGGGCACGCCCATGAACGCCGAGCCGGCCGCGAACACGTCCGGGTACTCCGCGGCGAGCACGTTCGTCATCATCGCGCCCGAGGAGAACCCCGTGACGAAGACGCGGCCGGGGTCCACGTTGTAGCGCTGCTTGGCCCAGTTCACCATCGACAGGATGCCGACCGGGTCGCTGCCGCCGCCGCGGGTCAGCGCCTGCGGCGACGAGACGTCGAAGCACTGCCCGCTGCGGGTGGCTTCCGGGAAGACGATGACGTAGCCGTACTGGTCGGCCGCGGTGACGTAGTCGCGGGCGTAGCCGTTGAACACCGCAGACGCCGAGCCGGTGCAGTAGTGGACCGCGACCAGCAGCGCCGGCTTCGCCGCCACCCGGTCCGGGACGTAGGTGTACATGTTGAGGTTGCTGGGATTGCTGCCGAAATCGGTCACGCGCGTCAAGGTGGCCGCCGACGCGGGCTGCGCCGAGATCACCAGCACGACGGCGGCGGCGATCGAGAGCGCGGCGGCGAGGAGGGCGGTGAAGAGTCTTCGCACTCGACGAGTCCTTTCCGGGGGCGGGGCGCAGCTGTCACGATCGTTCGTTCGCCGCCCGGGACCGGTCAACGATTTTCGGGATGTTTCGCGGTCTTTCGAACTGCCGAAGAGCCGGACTGCTGCGAGGATTCCGGGATGACCGAGCTGCTCCTGGGACCGCTGCTGCGGCACGTGAACGCCGACTCGGCGACGATCTGGGTGGAGACGGACGGCCCGTGCGAAGTCCGCGTCGCCGAGGCGACCGCCCGGACCTTCGAGGTCGCCGGGCACCACTACGCCCTCGTCGTGCTGACCGGCCTGGAGCCGGGGCGCAGCACGCCGTACGAGGTGCGGCTCGACGGCGAGCTCGTCTGGCCCGAGCCCGACAGCACCCTGCCGCCCAGCCGGATCCGGACGCTGAGCCCCGGCGACCCGCGGTTCCGCCTGGTCTTCGGGTCCTGCCGCAAGCCGCGGGAGCAGGACGCGCTGGGCCCGGACGCGCTCGCCGCGTACGCCCACCGGATGGCCGGGCTCGACGAGGCCGAATGGCCGGAATCGCTGCTCCTGCTGGGCGATCAGGTCTACGCCGACGAGACCACCGACGCGACGCAGGAGTGGCTGGCCGGGCGGCGCGACACGAGCGAGCCGCCGGGCACCGAGGTCGCCGACTTCGAGGAGTACTGCCACCTGTACTTCGAGGCGTGGTGCGACCCCGCGGTGCGCTGGCTGATGTCGACCGTGCCGACGTCGATGATCTTCGACGACCACGATGTCCGCGACGACTGGAACACCTCGCAGGCGTGGCGCGAGGAGATGGCCGCGACGTCGTGGTGGCCGGAGCGGATCCGGGGCGCGCTGGTCTCGTACTGGGTCTACCAGCACCTGGGCAACCTCGGCCCCGACGAACTCGCCGAGGACGACGTCTACCAGCAGGTGGTCAAGTCGGGCGTGGACAACGCCGGGCTGCTGCGCGAGTTCGCCGACCGCGCTGACCGGGAGGCCGACGGCGCCAAGGGCACGCGGTGGTCCTACCGCCGCGACTTCGGCCCGGTCCGGCTGCTGGTCATCGACTCGCGGGCCGGGCGGATCCTCGCCGGCGGCACCCGCTCGATGGTCGGCGACGACGAGTTCCGCTGGATCGAAGAGCAGGCCGGCGGCGACTTCGAGCACCTGCTGATCGGCACGTCGCTGCCGTGGCTGATGCCGACCGCGCTGTCGGCCGCGCAGTCGGTCAACGAGCGGCTCTGCACCCGGCCCGGGCTCGTCGGGCGGATCAGCGAGTGGTTCCGCCAGCTCGCCGACCTGGAGCACTGGCCGGCGTTCCGCGACTCGTTCGACCGGCTGGCGAAGCTCATCGGCGGCGTCGCGGACCGGGGTGTCGCGTCGGTGAACGTGCTCTCGGGCGACGTCCACCACGCGTACGTCGCGCGGGCCGACCTGCCGGGCGCGCCGGTGCACCAGCTCACCTGCTCGCCGGTGCACAACACCGTGCCCTGGTACATGAACCGGCTGTTCCGCGCCGGCTGGGCGCGGGGGCTGACGCGGCTGAGCGAAGGGCTGGCCCGCCGCGTCGGCGTGCCGCCCGCGCCGCTGACCTGGAGTTGCGTGTCCGGGCCGCACTTCGGCAACGCCGTGATGACCCTGGACGTCGACGGGCGCGAAGCCACCGCGACGCTCCTGCGGCCGGAACGGGACGGGGAGCCGGTCCGGCTCACCTGAGGGTGGGTGCGGCGCGGCCACCCAGGTGCCGCGCGGCCGGGTTAGCCTCGGACCATGCCCGCGGAGAACGCTCTTGGTGAGTTCCTCCGGGCCCGCCGCGAACAGGTGGGCCCGGCGGACCTCGGCCTGCCCGCCGGCGGGCCGCGCCGGGTCGCCGGGCTGCGCCGCGAGGAGGTGGCGGTGCTGGCCGGGGTGAGCACCGACTACTACGTCCGGCTGGAGCAGGGGCGGGAGCGGAACCCGTCGGCGCAGGTCGTCGACGCGCTCGCGCACGGGCTCGCCCTGGACGAGGACGCCACCGCCCACCTGCACCGGCTGGCCCGGCCGGGGCCGCGCCGGCGCCGCCGGGCCCGGCGCGAGCAGGTCAGCCCGAACCTGCTGCGCCTGATGGACGGCTGGCCGGACACGCCGGCGCTGGTGCTCGGCCGCTGCCTCGACGTGCTCGCGCACAACGCGCTGGGCCAGGCGTTGTTCGGCGGGCACGCGCACAGCGACGACCTGGTCCGGCTGGTGTTCCTCGACCCGGACGCCCGCGAGTTCTACCCGGACTGGGAGCGCGTCGCCGTCAACACGGTCGGTGGCCTGCGGGCGGCCGCCGGGATCGACCCGGACGACCCGCGGCTGATCGAGACGGTCGGCGAACTGTCGGTCAAGAGCGCGGACTTCCGCCGGTTGTGGGCCCGCCACGACATCCGGCAGAAGACGCACGAAACCAAGCGGTTCCACCACCGGCTCGTCGGTGAGCTCGTGCTGAGCTACGAGGCGCTGACCGTGAACAGCGCGCCCGGCCAGCAGCTGGTCGTCTACCAGGCCGAGCCGGGCAGTGCGTCGGAAGCGGCGCTCGCCCTCCTGGGCAGCCTCGCCGCTTCCTGAACCCGTTTCCTGAAATCCACAATGGACGGAGTACTTCGTCGTGCCCGAAAACGCTGTCTGGTTCATCACCGGCTGCTCCGGCGGCCTCGGCCGCGCACTGGCCGGAGCCGTGCTCGACCGCGGGTGGCGGGCCGTCGTCACCGCCCGCGACCCGGCGCGGGTCCGCGACCTCGTCGACGCGCACGGCGACCGCGCGCTGGCGCTGCCGCTCGACGTCACCGACCACGCCCAGGTCACCGCCGCCGTCGAAACGGCGGAAACGACCTTCGGCCGGATCGACGTCCTGGTCGGCAACGCCGGCTACGGCTACCTCGCCGCGATCGAGGAAGGCGAGGACGAAGAGATCCGGAAGCTGTTCGACACCAACGTGTTCGGCCTCGCCGACGTCACCCGCGCGGTGCTGCCCGGCATGCGGGCCCGCCGCAGCGGGCACGTCGTGACCGTGTCGTCGCTCGGCGGGCTCGCCGCGTTCGGCGCCACCGGCTACTACCACGCGACGAAGTTCGCCGTGGAGGGCTTGTCGGAGTCGCTGGCCGCGGAGGTGACGCCGCTGGGCATCAAGGTGACCATCGTGGAGCCCGCCGCGTTCCGCACCGACTGGTCCGGCCCGTC is a window from the Amycolatopsis sp. cg9 genome containing:
- a CDS encoding PHB depolymerase family esterase, with the translated sequence MRRLFTALLAAALSIAAAVVLVISAQPASAATLTRVTDFGSNPSNLNMYTYVPDRVAAKPALLVAVHYCTGSASAVFNGYARDYVTAADQYGYVIVFPEATRSGQCFDVSSPQALTRGGGSDPVGILSMVNWAKQRYNVDPGRVFVTGFSSGAMMTNVLAAEYPDVFAAGSAFMGVPAGCFATTDGSSWNSQCSGGQLIKTAQQWGDQARQMSGGRSGPYPRMQLWHGTADDTLRYPNFGEEVKQWTNLHGLNQTPSSTDAPQSGWTRSRYGGTGVQAPVEGISVQGAGHSLPQNGMVAYAIAFLGLNSGGTSTTTTTSPPPSAGTTLGSAASGSGRYFGTAVSAGKLSDSVYTGILSREFSMITPENEMKIDATEPTQGQFSYGNADRIVGQATSQGARMRGHTLAWYSQQPGWMQSMEGSALRSAMLNHITQVATHYRGKIYAWDVVNEAFADGGSGARRDSNLQRTGDDWIEAAFRAARAADPGAKLCYNDYNTDDWNQAKTQAVYRMVQDFKSRGVPIDCVGFQSHFNPNSPVPSNYQTTLQNFANLGVDVQITELDIEGSGTAQANNYRTVTNACLAVARCTGMTVWGIRDTDSWRASATPLLFDGNGQKKAAYTAVLDALNGGTTPPPTTTPTTPTTPPPTTTTPPPGGCTGTYLKTAEWNVGFNGQVTVTGSSSWVLTITFHAPQKVIGSWNYTGTWDSTGYVLTARPNGSGNVIGFTVEHGGNLTAPAVTCSAG
- a CDS encoding oxidoreductase, which gives rise to MPENAVWFITGCSGGLGRALAGAVLDRGWRAVVTARDPARVRDLVDAHGDRALALPLDVTDHAQVTAAVETAETTFGRIDVLVGNAGYGYLAAIEEGEDEEIRKLFDTNVFGLADVTRAVLPGMRARRSGHVVTVSSLGGLAAFGATGYYHATKFAVEGLSESLAAEVTPLGIKVTIVEPAAFRTDWSGPSMRQSAIRIDDYAETAGARREATTATHGKQPGDPARAAEAIITAVGAAEPPLRLLLGEAAYTIATARLETLRSTFDTWRETTLGADFPREETP
- a CDS encoding helix-turn-helix transcriptional regulator, which translates into the protein MPAENALGEFLRARREQVGPADLGLPAGGPRRVAGLRREEVAVLAGVSTDYYVRLEQGRERNPSAQVVDALAHGLALDEDATAHLHRLARPGPRRRRRARREQVSPNLLRLMDGWPDTPALVLGRCLDVLAHNALGQALFGGHAHSDDLVRLVFLDPDAREFYPDWERVAVNTVGGLRAAAGIDPDDPRLIETVGELSVKSADFRRLWARHDIRQKTHETKRFHHRLVGELVLSYEALTVNSAPGQQLVVYQAEPGSASEAALALLGSLAAS
- a CDS encoding methylated-DNA--[protein]-cysteine S-methyltransferase; translated protein: MKHAVIASPIGPLTLVGDGEALAGLYFDGHLRTPRITDPGPRDDDGFGAARQQLGEYFAGTRREFDLELAPRGSAFEKQVWALLTKIPYGETRTYGQLAAELGDPGAAQAVGNANGWNPISVVVPCHRVVGTSGGLTGYAGGLDRKRFLLSLEEPPAAEVGRLF
- a CDS encoding alkaline phosphatase D family protein gives rise to the protein MTELLLGPLLRHVNADSATIWVETDGPCEVRVAEATARTFEVAGHHYALVVLTGLEPGRSTPYEVRLDGELVWPEPDSTLPPSRIRTLSPGDPRFRLVFGSCRKPREQDALGPDALAAYAHRMAGLDEAEWPESLLLLGDQVYADETTDATQEWLAGRRDTSEPPGTEVADFEEYCHLYFEAWCDPAVRWLMSTVPTSMIFDDHDVRDDWNTSQAWREEMAATSWWPERIRGALVSYWVYQHLGNLGPDELAEDDVYQQVVKSGVDNAGLLREFADRADREADGAKGTRWSYRRDFGPVRLLVIDSRAGRILAGGTRSMVGDDEFRWIEEQAGGDFEHLLIGTSLPWLMPTALSAAQSVNERLCTRPGLVGRISEWFRQLADLEHWPAFRDSFDRLAKLIGGVADRGVASVNVLSGDVHHAYVARADLPGAPVHQLTCSPVHNTVPWYMNRLFRAGWARGLTRLSEGLARRVGVPPAPLTWSCVSGPHFGNAVMTLDVDGREATATLLRPERDGEPVRLT